The DNA region GCTTATGTTAGAGCATTAAGAAACTGCGGAGCTAAAAAGGTTGGAATTTACGTAGGGCATCATCTATACAAAAAGTTCAACCTTAACTTGAATGAGGTAGATGCAATATGGATACCTCACTATGGTAAGAACAATGGACAAGTTACAAGTCAACCTAGTTTTCCATGTGATATTCACCAATACACTGATAAGGGTCGATTAGAAGGATATTCGGGTTATCTAGATTTAAACCGACTAATGGGTACTAAACCATTAGAGTTTTTTACAGGAAAAGAAGTGGTAAAGGTGGACAAAAAGGATGAAATAAAAAAAGATAAACCATCAGACTGGGCAAAAGAAGCTTGGGAATGGGCAAAAAAAGAAGGATTTTTAGATGGTACTAGGCCAAAGGAGCCCGTAACACGAGAAGAATTGGCAGTAGTGCTGCAAAGGCTGGTGAAGAAACTTGGATAAGATTTCAGAGAAGGACCTAGAGGAGTTATTAAACCTTAAAAAGAAACAAAAGAAGAGGGGGAAGTTCTCAAAATTTATAGTGACACTTGTCATACTATTAAATGTAATCTTTACAGCAGCAGTTCTATATATATTCTTACAAGTAGGTAGTGAGCCACAAGTCCTTATAGGAGCTTGGTTTACATTTACAACAGGAGAATTGTGGATGTTAGCTAGCATAAAAAAGAAAAAGGTAAAGGAGAGCGAAAATGAATATTGATATAGTTGTAAAAGTATTAATACCTTTATTAGGAGCTATCATAACCTATTTGATAGTTCCTTTTATTAAACAGAAAACTACAAAGGAGCAAAGGGAAAATATTTATTTCTGGGTAAAAGTAGCAGTAGCGGCAGCAGAACAGATATACAAAGAAAAAGGACAGGGTAAATTAAAGAAAGAATATGTTGTAGATTTCTTAGTTAGCAAAGGAATTAATATAACTATTCAAGAATTAGATGTACTTATAGAAGCAGCAGTAAAAGAATTGAATATAGCTCAAGAAAAATTAATAGAATAAACTTACGAGGG from Tepidimicrobium xylanilyticum includes:
- a CDS encoding glycoside hydrolase family 25 protein; translation: MGHIIDISHHQDPTKMNYDKLSAQLDLVIVRTQYGSRVIDKHYKTHHREFQKRGIPTAAYAWVRGISLNDMKVEAIDFYQRTKEFNPTFWFLDVEEESMKDMRAGVSAYVRALRNCGAKKVGIYVGHHLYKKFNLNLNEVDAIWIPHYGKNNGQVTSQPSFPCDIHQYTDKGRLEGYSGYLDLNRLMGTKPLEFFTGKEVVKVDKKDEIKKDKPSDWAKEAWEWAKKEGFLDGTRPKEPVTREELAVVLQRLVKKLG
- a CDS encoding phage holin, LLH family codes for the protein MNIDIVVKVLIPLLGAIITYLIVPFIKQKTTKEQRENIYFWVKVAVAAAEQIYKEKGQGKLKKEYVVDFLVSKGINITIQELDVLIEAAVKELNIAQEKLIE